In the Theobroma cacao cultivar B97-61/B2 chromosome 1, Criollo_cocoa_genome_V2, whole genome shotgun sequence genome, one interval contains:
- the LOC18613586 gene encoding uncharacterized protein LOC18613586, with product MAVHLTTISIALFLLIQSSLATLFPLNITDDTPSAYEVLQGYNFPVGILPKGVVKYDLDESTGQFHAYLDGSCSFSLEGSYQLKYKSKISGYISNNRLRDLSGISVKILFLWLNIVEVTRDGDELEFSVGIASASFPIDNFYECPQCGCGLDCVNGKVSKLRIKSSFSSI from the coding sequence atggctGTCCATCTCACCACCATTTCCATAGCCCTCTTTCTCCTCATCCAATCATCACTCGCCACGTTATTCCCCCTCAACATCACCGACGACACACCGTCTGCCTACGAAGTCCTCCAAGGCTACAACTTCCCCGTCGGCATTCTCCCCAAAGGGGTTGTAAAGTACGATTTAGACGAATCCACGGGCCAATTCCATGCCTACTTAGACGGTTCGTGTAGCTTCTCACTGGAAGGATCTTATCAACTCAAATACAAATCCAAAATCAGCGGCTACATCTCCAACAACAGGCTCAGAGACCTTAGTGGAATAAGCGTCAAGATCCTGTTTTTGTGGTTGAATATTGTGGAGGTTACTAGAGATGGAGACGAGCTGGAGTTTTCTGTGGGGATTGCCTCTGCAAGCTTTCCAATCGATAATTTTTATGAGTGTCCGCAGTGTGGATGTGGTTTGGATTGCGTTAATGGGAAAGTAAGCAAGCTTAGAATTaagtcttctttttcttcaatttaa
- the LOC18613587 gene encoding uncharacterized protein At5g01610, with the protein MSLHPKPFSSIAFLPYILLFLISSSSSSSSSASGDNTLTAYEVLEEYDFPIGLLPNGVLSYELDNSTGEFSVYLNGSCTFSIDSYELKYKSTITGVISKDKLTSLSGIKVKVLFLWLNIRSVIRDDDELELSVGIASADFSVDNFSECPTCGCGFDCDTVGRKINSNHPVSSA; encoded by the coding sequence ATGTCTCTCCACCCAAAACCCTTTTCTTCAATTGCATTTCTCCCTTATATTCTTCTCTTTCTGatctcctcctcctcctcctcctcctcctctgCCTCCGGCGACAATACACTAACCGCTTATGAAGTTCTGGAAGAATATGACTTCCCCATAGGTCTCCTTCCCAATGGGGTATTAAGCTACGAGCTAGACAATTCCACAGGCGAGTTCTCGGTCTATTTGAATGGTAGTTGCACCTTTTCCATTGACTCCTATGAGCTCAAATACAAATCCACTATAACCGGGGTGATTTCCAAAGACAAGCTCACCAGCTTGAGTGGAATCAAAGTTAAGGTCCTGTTTCTGTGGCTCAACATCCGGTCAGTGATCCGCGACGACGACGAGCTCGAATTGTCAGTTGGGATAGCTTCTGCTGACTTCTCTGTTGATAATTTCAGCGAGTGCCCGACTTGTGGATGTGGCTTCGATTGTGATACTGTTGGCAGAAAGATTAACTCCAATCATCCGGTATCCTCTGCTTAA
- the LOC18613588 gene encoding uncharacterized protein At5g01610, whose protein sequence is MALRSVILLILISLPASFASTDEKLSAYQVLQQYDFPIGILPEGVIGYELNRDTGEFSAYLNGTCSFPIESYDLSYKSTIQGVISRGRITKLNGVSVKVLFFWLNIVELSRHGDELEFSVGIASASFPIDNFFESPQCGCGLYCNQLNGFVSSI, encoded by the coding sequence ATGGCGTTGCGAAGCGTAATCCTCCTCATTCTAATCTCGCTCCCCGCTTCATTTGCTTCAACCGATGAGAAGCTATCCGCATATCAAGTTCTTCAACAGTACGACTTCCCGATAGGCATCCTTCCCGAGGGCGTAATTGGTTACGAATTGAACAGAGACACgggtgagttttcagcttatTTGAACGGAACCTGCAGCTTCCCCATCGAGTCGTACGATCTGAGTTACAAGTCCACCATACAAGGAGTGATCTCCAGAGGCAGGATCACGAAATTGAATGGTGTCAGCGTTAAGGTTCTCTTCTTCTGGCTTAATATCGTTGAACTGAGCCGTCATGGAGACGAGTTGGAATTCTCTGTGGGGATTGCGTCGGCCAGCTTCCCTATTGACAACTTTTTCGAGTCTCCGCAGTGTGGGTGTGGACTCTACTGTAATCAGTTGAATGGTTTCGTGTCTTCTATTTAG
- the LOC18613589 gene encoding exocyst complex component SEC15B: MAPSPLPLKEMQSTRSRRKVAPAAADGGDSGDKLEQLLLSSAICNGEDLGPFVRKAFASSRPETLLHHLRHFARSKESEIEEVCKAHYQDFILAVDDLRSLLSDVDSLKSSLSDSNSRLQSVAGPLLSSLDSFVDAQNVSKNVDFALTSVTSCINLMELCSRANHHLSNGSFYMALKCLDSIENEFQVKTPSSTLKRMLERKIPEIRSHIERKISKEFGDWLVEIRVVSRNLGQLAIGQASAARQREEDLRMKQRQAEEQSRLSLRDCVYALEEEDEEGGLGGDESDGYSNGNNGLLGFDLTPLYRAYHIHQTLGLEDRFKQYYFENRKLQLTSDFQVSSMTPFLESHQTFFAQIAGFFIVEDRVLRTGGGLISKMEVENLWETAVSKMCSVLEDQFSRMQTANHLLLIKDYVSLLGVTLRRYGYPVDALLDVLSKHRDKYHELLLSDCRKQIAEALAADKFEQMLMKKEYEYSMNVLSFQIQTSDIIPAFPYVAPFSSTVPDCCRIVRSFIEDSVSFMSYGGQLDFYDVVKKYLDRLLSEVLDGALLKLISSSVHGVSQAMQVAANMAVLERACDFFFRHAAQLSGIPLRMAERGRRQFPLNKARDAAEEMLSGMLKTKVDGFMTLIENVNWMTDEPSQGGNEYVNEVIIYLETLVSTAQQILPPQVLKRVLQDVLSHISEKIVGTLLGDSVKRFNVNAIIGIDVDIRLLESFADNLAPLFSEGDANQLNNALAESRQLINLLLSNHPENFLNLVIRERSYNTLDYRKVVTISEKLRDPSDRLFGTFGSRGARQNPKKKSLDALIKRLKDVS; the protein is encoded by the coding sequence ATGGCGCCGTCACCGTTACCGTTAAAAGAAATGCAGTCAACGAGGTCACGGCGCAAAGTGGCGCCAGCCGCCGCCGATGGCGGCGACTCCGGAGACAAGTTGGAACAACTCCTCCTTTCATCCGCTATCTGTAACGGCGAGGACCTCGGTCCTTTCGTCCGCAAAGCGTTTGCTTCTAGTAGGCCTGAAaccctcctccaccacctccGTCACTTCGCTCGTTCTAAAGAATCCGAAATCGAAGAAGTTTGTAAAGCTCACTACCAAGATTTCATCCTCGCCGTCGATGATCTTCGATCCCTTCTCTCCGACGTTGATTCTCTTAAATCCTCTCTCTCCGACTCCAACTCAAGACTCCAATCAGTCGCCGGTCCCCTCCTTTCTTCCCTTGACTCCTTTGTCGACGCTCAAAACGTCTCCAAGAACGTGGACTTCGCTTTGACATCGGTGACTTCGTGTATTAACCTAATGGAGCTTTGCTCAAGAGCAAATCATCATCTCTCAAACGGCAGTTTCTACATGGCGTTGAAATGCTTAGACTCGATCGAAAACGAGTTCCAAGTCAAAACGCCATCGTCTACTTTAAAAAGGATGCTGGAGAGGAAGATTCCAGAGATTCGATCTCATATCGAGAGAAAAATCAGCAAAGAGTTCGGCGACTGGCTCGTGGAGATTCGCGTGGTGAGTCGCAATTTAGGGCAATTAGCCATCGGACAAGCCTCGGCTGCTAGGCAACGCGAAGAGGATCTGAGAATGAAGCAAAGGCAAGCCGAAGAACAGAGTCGACTTAGCTTGAGAGATTGTGTTTACGctttagaagaagaagatgaggAAGGTGGACTCGGCGGAGACGAGAGCGACGGTTATAGTAACGGTAATAACGGTTTGTTAGGGTTTGATTTGACTCCTCTTTATAGAGCTTATCATATACATCAAACTTTAGGGCTCGAAGATCGATTTAAGCAGTACTATTTTGAGAATAGGAAGCTTCAATTAACGTCAGATTTTCAAGTATCTTCCATGACTCCATTTCTTGAATCTCATCAAACATTTTTCGCGCAAATCGCTGGGTTTTTCATTGTAGAAGATCGAGTGTTGAGGACAGGAGGGGGTTTGATTTCGAAAATGGAAGTTGAGAATTTGTGGGAGACTGCTGTTAGTAAAATGTGCTCGGTTTTGGAGGATCAGTTTTCTAGGATGCAGACTGCTAATCACTTGTtattgattaaggattatgtGAGTTTGTTAGGAGTTACTTTGCGTAGGTATGGGTACCCTGTTGATGCATTGCTTGATGTTTTGAGTAAGCATAGGGATAAGTACCACGAGTTGTTGTTGTCTGATTGTCGGAAGCAGATTGCAGAAGCACTTGCTGCTGATAAATTTGAGCAGATGTtgatgaagaaggagtatgaGTACTCGATGAATGTGCTGTCTTTCCAAATACAAACTTCGGATATTATTCCAGCATTTCCTTATGTTGCGCCATTTTCATCTACTGTGCCCGATTGTTGTCGGATTGTGAGATCTTTTATTGAGGATTCTGTTAGTTTTATGTCTTATGGTGGGCAGTTGGATTTCTATGATGTTGTTAAGAAGTATTTAGACCGGCTTTTGAGTGAGGTTTTGGATGGGGCTCTTTTGAAGCTTATCAGTTCATCTGTCCATGGGGTTTCTCAGGCAATGCAGGTTGCAGCAAATATGGCTGTTTTGGAGCGCGCTTGTGATTTCTTCTTTCGTCATGCAGCACAACTTTCAGGCATTCCTTTGAGGATGGCAGAAAGGGGTAGGAGGCAGTTTCCCCTTAACAAAGCCCGTGATGCTGCGGAAGAGATGCTGTCTGGGATGCTCAAGACAAAGGTTGATGGTTTCATGACATTAATTGAGAATGTGAACTGGATGACCGACGAGCCTTCACAGGGTGGTAATGAATATGTAAATGAGGTCATAATATATTTGGAAACTCTGGTTTCTACTGCACAACAGATATTGCCACCTCAAGTTCTTAAAAGAGTTTTACAAGATGTTCTTTCTCACATATCAGAGAAGATTGTTGGGACTTTACTTGGGGATTCAGTTAAAAGATTCAATGTAAATGCTATTATTGGGATTGATGTAGATATTCGTTTGTTAGAGTCTTTTGCAGATAATCTAGCTCCTCTATTCTCCGAAGGGGATGCGAATCAGTTGAACAATGCACTTGCAGAGTCACGGCAGTTGATCAATTTGCTTTTGAGCAATCATCCAGAGAATTTCCTGAATCTAGTAATTAGAGAGAGGAGTTACAATACTTTAGACTACAGGAAAGTTGTGACGATCTCAGAGAAGTTAAGGGATCCTTCAGATCGGCTATTTGGGACCTTTGGGAGCAGGGGTGCCAGGCAGAATCCAAAGAAGAAATCTCTGGATGCATTGATAAAAAGACTCAAGGATGTGAGCTGA